ataggacatatggagtacccgaatttgccggaacggaagttaatcgacattccggcaaactcaagggtctctcggggtacctgcagcagcatcacaagttgacaaaattcccaagtagtacatcagcagcatcacaagtagtaccaATGAACATATAGTCCAGCACATTATGAATTTCGATAAATGACAGCAAGTTAACTCATTCTAAACATATAGTACCAATGAACATATAGTCCAGAACATATAGTCAGGCAGCAGCATCTATTTACCCACTTGAGTTAGGCTCGTCCACACGTAAGTTATCTTATAGTCAGCAAGTAGTACAGCAGAAGCATCACAAATCTGAGACAAGAAGTAGCACAATGCTCACCAATATTGATGAGAGGGTACTCATAACAGTAGCACAATACTCACCAATATTGCAATCAATAAAAACTGTAATGAAGCTAGGGCAGACTAAGAAACTGGTTCATAAACCAGGCTCCCCAATATTTCAATCTGATATTCTACAGTTTTCAATAAGCTAGGGCAGATAGCAGATAAGCTAGGGCAGCTAGTGGAGCAGGGCAGGAAGCAGACCTTCCTGTTAGGCAAGGAAATAATGAGTACCAGGAATATAAATGCAAGAGCATATGTTTTCATAGGTGGCAAATTACACCTACAGCGTAGCGTAGCATTAATGAAACCAGTTATAACAACAGCATAGCATTAGTGAAAACTTGAAATGCAACGGTAGTAGCGTTTGGCTGCCACAAACTAGAATGCAGGAACAGGACATGTATGAAACTTGAGATTGTGGGAAAATAGTCACTATCTGTAGCAGTGCTCAACTTGCATAGAGGCAGTTAGATTGACAGGAGAAACAACGGAAGAAGAGCTCAAGGATTATAATTCCTCTGCTTGGATGATCACAACTTGCACAGAGGCAACAAGGCATGATGACTAAAAAAATGAATCTTAATTAATGGCTACTAGTAAAAAAAGGTGATACTACTAGTATAAAACACAAGAAAGACACCACTTATAAATCCCTAAACATAGATGAACTGCAAAAAGAATATTCAGTGTTCAGTACACCAAGCTCCAATATAAACTGCTGACTATGATTGGTGATCCCCCTACTTCAACCTCCTGATGGCTACTACTTGGACACAAAGTTTTTCTCTAACTTAGCAAACCAACAAATCTCCTTGACTTCACTCTTGCTTCAAAGCACACACCAACTTTCCTAATTGACTGCCTAGCTGCCTCTGCCTCCGCTGCTCCTCTGCTGGTTTAGCTCTCCTTCTCACCTAGTACCTCCTAATTTGCAAGCAACTGCAATGCAACAACCACTGACTCTGTGATTGATCCATCTATTTCTCCTGCCCTCCTCACTCACCCTCCTCTATACAAACAAAAAAAATCTTCTTAGGGGGAACCAATTAAGTAATGGAACTGCTTAGGAAATTAAGTAATGGTCGACACCAACTCGTACACGATGCCTAAATCCAGTGCTTGTTTGACTTTACTGAATTACCAACGCATGGCACACAACACATTTATATTTTGTCAGGTCACACAACACTTGTTCTGCAAATCTTAGTGAACTTTTGAGTGCATTTATCACTTGTTGGAGTATGCTACAGCTTCTGCAAATCACAAACTCCTTTAGTTTACATCTCAGTTTTAGCTAACACTACAGTTTCAGTGAAGGAGTCATAACTGAATAACAGGCACTATAAATGAATTTGATGGCATCAAACTAAATTTTCAAACTCACAGCAACAAATTGAACAGTGAGTAAGCCTGAAGATTCTTCTTTTGCAAACCCCCCAACCCTAGCTACTTAATTCTCCAACCCCCTTTCCTTGTCCAAAATTCTCCAACCCCCAACCCTAGAACACATTGGGGAAGCGGCTCGGGTGCTCACTGGGGAGGTCGAGGGCGACTCGGGGTAGCCGGAGCTAGTCGAGGCGGCGCGAATTCGGTGTCGAGTGGTGGCGATGGTGGCCGAGGCGGAGGAAATCGGCGGGTCCGGGTCCTTGTAGTCGAAGAGGAAGACCTCCTCCAggtcctcctcctccggctcggggcgcgggggcgcgggggagctgcagtggtgggggcgcggggcgcgggggacctgcagtggtgggggggtgcgggggcggcgggggtggagtccggcgggggtcggggcgacggcgtcgtgggtcaggtgagcacgcgggtggactggcgagggagagggacgaaggggatctggcgagggagagggaggaattagctaaggggggaaacttactaatggcgcaccccgaagcggtgcgccattagaatgttttttttacatagcaacggtgcacccacgatcggtgcgccattagtaatcttttttttatatagcaatggcgcaccagccagaggtgcgccattagtaatctttttcttatatagcaatggcgcaccagccagaggtgcgccataagtaaaaaaaattattattttttgttgcatctaataattttttagaaaatgaatatgaatatgaaacagtaataattttttaaaaaatatcatcaaatttgttatttgaaaatatttatgaatatgaaaaaatatcatcaaatttattatttgaaaatatcatcaaatttgttatttgaaaatataatcaaatttgttttttttgcaattttagttgcattcatttgtgacggtggagcgggccggggagggtgcgggggagggtgtgggggtcgtcggcggcggtggagcgggccggggagggtgcggtgggtcgtcggcggcggtggagcaggggagggtgcggtgggtcgtcggcggcggtggagcgggggagggtgcggggggtcggcggcggccggtggagcggggtagagggtgcggggggtgctcggcggtgagggggaccggatctggcgaggtgggatagcgatcgagatggagggggatcgagatcgagtgtccatgaaatttaaaaatattcatgagttcaaaaagtgcccatcaaatacaatcgagaaatgaaggctacaatttaaatacaatcaatcttagctagctatctgttcacaatcttcttgcccttatttttcgtaaatggagttcttctcttgaacggacgtcctttaggtagggtggtcctgcttcttcttgtggtgtatgctaatacttcatcatcgtcgtcatgttccatcttcgggtcgccgtacttgtcgaagtcttgctcattggcgactccatccattccgatgatcttcctttttcctctcctcacaacaacacgactgggctttgacgggtcggtaatgaagaagcattggtccacttgggaagccagtacccatggctcatttttcgcggtgacgttcgcgcctgcggtcttggatttggcttcgggtataaccatggtggtgaaataccggtcttcttttatgacgctcttggcccatctgacatggaacatcgggaccttctctccagcgtagctcagctcccatatctcctcgatccttccgtagtatctatccttgtcgttaccggtgtaggattccatcattaccccggagttctgataaccatcgctcttcatgtccttgtcctcggtgtagaatgtgtagccgttgatatcgtacgcctcatacgtcatcaggttgtgctcggcgccctgtgacaaggcgaatatgagttgttcttccgcggaagaatcctcatgtaaagggtacgacagaagcttctgcttgaaccaacgcgtgaaacatgagttgtgctctattattatatctccgtccgtcctctgttggcctcggtcattgtacgtcttctcaataaaggttttgtgctctaccacccaaggatcgaccacgtctatgtgttgtagcgcgactaggtttgctctttcaaagtcggcgagtcgaccatcgaagtcgacatgcatttcgcggcgaccctcacggtgaccccatccagcgagcctgccgaggtgcctgttgacgggcagaccaatggggttctcgatgcctagataattcgtgcagtaggagatgcactcttcggtcagaaagcccctggctatgcttccctttggacgtgacatgttgcgaacgtatcctttgatgacaccattcatcctttcgaatggcatcatgctgtgcaggaacgtcggcccgagttggatgatatcctccacgatatggaccagcagatgcaccataacgtcgaagaatgcgggcgggaagtacatctcaagctcgcatagtatcaccacgatctcttcatgtagccttctgagttgcctcacgccaaccgacttccgagagatgacgtcgaaaaagttgcataggccaaatagcgtttcacggacgtgcgcgtccatgaccCCACTGATTGCAACTgaaagtatctgcgtcatcagcacgtgacagtcggagacttcatcccgctgaacttctgcttcgctgagtctaggtatctgcttatcttccccgcgtaaccgtaaggaggttttactcctacgaggcaggtgaaaaattgatcgatctcctcctgacttagagtgaagcacgcgggagggaagtcatttccggtcttcttggcctttttgcctttgcgacgactttccgtgtcctgcttcgcctcatcatcatcatcatcatcattagcgtgaagctcctccctgatgcccattgatttcaagtccgcccttgctttcggcccatctttggtcctctctggcatgttgaggagggtaccaagcagactctcgcacacgttcttcgtgatatgcatgacatcaaggctgtgaggcacacggtggatcttccagtacggcaagtcccagaaaacagacctcgttttccataccttcagcagcggctctggcgcctttcgcttctttcccggctctggcgccttttgcttctttcccggcagtgggcaatctttccaatttttcaacagctcgtctatttcctcgccgctcctcgtacgcgggcgtcttcggggttcggtttcaccatcgaacagatccttccgtttcctccacgggtcatcgtcacgaagccaccttcgatgtcccatgaacacggttttcgaagacccaggatctctatctagctggtgatacgttgtgtcatcgatgcacctgacgcatccagaaaatccgtggaccacctgccccgcgagatatccgtaaccgagatagtcgtgcaccgtcgtgagcagtgcggctctcatagggaaatattctttctctgcggcgtcccacgtattggctggcgttttccacagcgtgtctagctcctctttcagcagccccagatacagattgatgtcgttccctggttgtttcggcccttcaattagcatactcatgtgaatgtacttcctcttcatgcacaaccagggaggaaggttgtacatccacacaaacacaggccaggtgctatgtgtgcttctctggctgccaaacggattgactccatcggtgctcgcgtccagcacgatgttccttggatccttcccaaattctcggtgttcgaagttcaacgcttgccactggcatccatccttagggtgactcagcatcttgtcttttttatttatctccggatcatttccgtcatcttctcgcttcttctcctccctatctgcatgccaacgcaggagctttgctacattagggtccgcgaaataccgctgcagacgaggagtgatcggaaagtaccacaccatttttcgaggagctttcttcctcttcttgtatcgagtgacgccgcacaccggacatatggtagactccgcgtgctcgtcccgataaatgatgcaattgttcatgcacacatggtatttcacgtgcggtaaatccagaggacacacgattttcttcccctcctcgaaactggtcgggcacttgttccccttgggaagacgttcatgccagaatgacatgttctcgtcgaagcatgcgtcggtcattttatgttttaccttcatctccagagccatgagcgttactttcaggcgggtatcctcgggcctgcatccttcatacaatggagtaaccgcgtctatctccagttgatccagcttggctttctctcgggcggcagctcttgcgttatccgtctgcttgagaagcagctcttgaatatgagggtcctgcacccagcccatcgatggtccatcgtcgtctgctccgccggcatcttcatcttcatgatcatgcccttcgtctgctccggcatcttcctcatcatcatgtccggcatcttctacatgatgactgtgtacagcatcaccgtcgtgatcatgtcctggagattcttcgtcttctcgcccgcccgagccgcggtggttgtcttgctgcccttcctcatttcttgcccggcccccatggacgacttcatagtcatcttcatcaccttgccaccgatagccattcatgaaaccacgcaagagcaggtggtcccgcacctgcccggaatccgggtccgcaataaggctcctcagcttgcatctttgacacggacatcttatcgccgtctcgttcttttcaagcatctcggccttcgcggagctcaaaaacctattcacgatgccttcggtcatcgtgcggaccatggtcgcctgtggggtagagcaaaacgatattttagaaccaagaaaaaatttggcatgactttccctaaaaataggaccaaaaagaatgcatagtgccaaaattctcgccgaaacggaaatgaatcaacattccggcaaaatattggcaactatcgcatttcaaataccggtacctgcaaacacaaacatatatgcaacaccacaaacatacatagatctagctaggccataaaaagtgcatgtgcacgttgttggagggagaacaacataaagatagcttcccccttacttacctatcaaaaaaggtaatttaaccacttaatttggatgaatttatggtgcaaatgaggtgaggaggaggaggcagccgagacaagtttggaggaggaggtggagagaatgaagtggggaaagtgagtgggtagtgtggctgtccaaaatatctagctcgtcccaggttactaatggcgcacctgctggtggtgcgccattagtagttttgcaaaaaaaacactaatggcgcaccaggaaatagtgcgccattactagattaaactagtaatggtgcactgttccctggtgcgccattagtagttttgcaaaaaaataaaaaaataaaaaaatatagtagtggcgcactatgagggtggtgcgccattactagttagaactagtaatggcgcactgtgccctggtgcgccattagtatgtttggaaaaataaaataaaattgttactaatggcgcaccgcgtgtctggtgcgccattagtgtctttcagactaatggcgcaccagcccgtggtgcgccactactatgtctggtgcgccattagtggccattccatctatagcccttttcctagtagtgttacTCGAAGAAAACAGTGCATCGATTGATCAGGTCATCTGAATTCTAAATTATGCAACCTTTAGTAACCAGCAAGCATGGTAAGAGCCAATTCCAGAAGTTTACACTCCATTAAGCTAATGAAAACTATATGGACAAAGTGGTGACAGTAAATGTGAAAACGGCGACATTACCATGATATACTCATAGGGTAACACAACAACTGCTATAATCCAGCGTCCCGACTGATTAACTGAACATGATATGTTGAATAGAATACACAATGTAATAAAAAAAATGGATTCTCACATCACATCAGAGGAAAATGTTAAGCAATCCTAAGTAGCAAGTACTGCAATGGAACCATTGAggaattttgggtgtcacatacTCCTGCTACTGGATGTCATGGTGATCAATCTGGAAAGGGGAAGATTCCATCCACTGGGATAATGCAGCATCCAATCAAAGTATAGCAAGGATTCCACACAAACCCAATCTAACATTGAGATAGTCCACCATCAACATGCGAGTGAGGGGGGAGACGAGGAGACTGGATCACTGGAAGGAGAATGGGGATCCCCGCGGCTGATGAATCTGAGAACGGCCCGCCCAGGGCTCCCGTGGTGAGCTCAGACCCGACCCGTCGAAGGTAGGACAGACGGGCGCGTGCCCAGCATCTATCCGGCTATAGGTCAAGCAGTCCCTAGAGAAGTGAGGTCGAGGACACGCCCGGCGATGGGCGGCGGCTCCGAGCGGCGGGAGGCCTGATGGGTTTAGTCGGCGAGGGTGGTGGTGCGGCCGTGGCGGTGAGAGCGTGGATGTAGGCGGTAGGTGGAATGCTTGCTGCGGCGGCGAGCAGAGCAGGAGTAGTCGTGTGCAGCGTCCGGCGAGCGAGCCGCACGAATTGGGGGAAGAGGTCCGGCAAGCGAGCCTGATAATGCGTGAGCCCACTTCAAATTTCGTGTTCACTACCCGGAGTTTTTCGGGTTTAAAATTTTAAAGAATGAAAATGACGTGAGAACAATGTAAAACCATGGTGCCATGATATGGTCTCTAGAGATAGAGAAAAGATTAGGCAGAGAAGATGTTTGCCAGTATGCATGATTGATTTCATACTACTCCGTATTTTTTTATTCTCTTTATTACGAGGTTATTATTTTGTTAGAAAATGACAGAAGAACTCTCCCCGTGGTTGACTTTTTTTAAGGTAATTTTTTCAGAGAGGGGAGGTGTTTTTGGCAAAAGACCCCTCTAACGTCGTTTATTGTGGACAGTTAGTCCACGTCAGCAAATGGTGGGCTCCATCTGTCATAATCATTATATGTTTTTTGCGGAAAGTCGTAATCATTATCAAATGAGCCAAAGCCGCCAACTAGTgttttttgcaaaagattaggcCGAAAATCAGTGGTTTCTGGCAGAAATTCGTAAACTAGTGTTTTATGCAAACCTATGCTTCAATGTGGTGGTTTTCTGCAATTCATTTGGTCTCTAAAGATAGAGAATAGATTAAGCAGAGAAGATGTTGGCCAGTGTGCATGATTGATTTGATACTACTCCGTATTTTTTATTCTCTTTATTACTAGAATATTATTTTGTTAGGAAATGTGCATGCATCAATCTAGTGTCCACCACCAAACCCATGCGAGTTGGTGTGGTTGGCCGCCGCCAGTCTTGCTCCTACGAAATTGATGGGGTATACGGGCGTTTTGTTGGGGTAGAAGAGCCCAAAGTGCCTCTCTGTCTCAGCCCCGGGCTTCTGGTTCTCGTTGAACATGGCGAACACGTACGCCTCCATGGGCCCAGGCTTCCTGGGCGTGCCGTGCGCCACGTGGTTGATGAGGCCCTGGTTGTACGCCCGCGCGTTCTCCGGCGTCGCCCCGAGCCCGCCGGCCGACGGCCACCCGCTCTCCGACACCACCACCCTCACGCCCGGCGCCCCGGCCTTCTCCAGCGCGGCGTACATGGCGTCGACCATGGCGCTGAAGAGGTTCGTGTAGACGAGCCCGCTGCGGGCGTCCCTCACGGGCGTCGCGCCCGGCTGGAACGTCGCGTAGTTGAGCTTGATGTCCCTCGGGTTGCTGCTGTAGGCAAAGTACGGGTACACGTTGGCGAGCAGCGGCGCGCTGGTGCTGGCCAGGTGCCGGGCGATGTCGACCATGTAGGGCTGAGCGAACACCGCGGCGGAGGGTGGGTAGGAGTTGGTGAGCACGTCGAACCTCACCGCCGTGGACACCTTGATGGCGCCGCCCAGGCCGGCCGCCGCCAGGGCCTTGTTGAGGTTCCGCATGGCCGCCAGGATGCGCTGCGCGGTGCCGCCCGTGACCTCGTTGCCGACGGCGATGTACCGGATGGTCACCCCGGCGCTGTGGTAGGGTTTTACGTGGGCCTGCACCCAGGAGCTGGCGGCGGACAGGCtgccggcgagggcggcgacgtcgttaTTGGTGGTGCCGAGCATGAGGCTGATGCCGGAGCCGCGGAGCGCGTCGAGCGCCTGGAGCTGGATGGAGTAGATGCGCATGTTGGTGATGCCCTTGGACTTGTAGAGCTGCACCACTTCCCTCGGCGGTGGGAGGTTGTTTGCGATGATGCCGTAGCACACGCCGATGGATTGCACGCCTGCACCGTATAATAATTTATTATGGAAAATTAATATCCAGATAAAAATGGCTAAAATCCACTGTACTTTGAACATAATATTGACCACAATAAACCAGCAAACTAAGTGAAAGGCAGTCGTGATTGTGTTccctaccctagccgccgccacgcCTGGTGACTAGGGAAGAGATTTTCTTCCTCCGATCTCAGCCGGCCAGGGCGTTGGCCCCCTCTccctccggctgctccggcggcAGGAGGGAGGGGGGACCCCGTTCCTCCGCTCTGTAGTTAGGTTTTGGATTTGTAGGTCGTGGTGCGCCGTTGGGGTGGTGGGAGCGGCGCCCGGACGAATAAATCTGCCTCAGCTTCACTCCCACACCGGCGGTGTCCTTCATGCCGGCGTCTCGGAGTTGATGGCATCGTGTGTTTGCCGATCCTTCAGATCGGCTGTGTTTTGGTTCATGGATGGtgtcggcgaggcggcggcggcgactccatcatgtgtgtctctccttCTACTCTGTCCCCGTTGTTGTGGCGTTGTCTCCGACGTCATGGTGGAGCAGGGAGGTTTTATCGTCCAGGAGTATGCGCAGACGGTTGTCTGTGCAAGTGACAGCTGGAAGATGGTGCATCCCGTGCTGGGTTTGTGGTTGGTGGCTGACAGTTCTGGTTTCCTCCTTCGACGTCGTTGTCGTGCGGGGGTGTCAGATCTAGAGTTTGATGGCGTGTCCGGGGACatgttgccccggtctgattctTTCAACGGCAATGGTTTTGCTTCTGGCAAACTACTTTCGAGGTCCGTAAAGCTGCtgatcagcgatggagccgcgtcgagctcgggtgaAGAGGTGATCTGTTTTCTTTCCCTTTGGTGGCCGCTTCGGTGGTGTCGGAGGAGAGGAACAGGCGCTGGTATTTTGCATAGGATTATCCTATCTTTTCAGTCTTGTAATGTTGGTGCTTACGTGCCTTGTAACCGGATCTTTATTTTATaaatgagacacgtattaccatgTGAAAAAAAAACTAAGTGAAAGGCATATATTGGTCGATGTCACAATACTTTGGGGGGAACTCTTCGTGTGGATATGAAACCTTTGTTTTTCGCGGGATGTGGCTATGAAACCTTTTTCCCGTGGATATAGTTATGAAACCTTAACGGTATCAATATACATATCCGACAATTTTATTATTGTTTTGATAGTAGAACCAGACAAGAATGTATGGGTCATATATTAAAAACAGTACGAACATACAACTGCTTTACAAACACGCTCTGCTTTATAGGAGACAGAAATAGTAGAACCCGGCAAGAAGGGGTCATTTAAGTCAAAATTCAGTAATAGATACATACATAAACATCTAAATACATGTACATACAAAACCACATATATACAAAGACGTACCTGAAGGAAGGGAAGCGAGGAAGACTCCGGCAAGCAACGCCAATGCAAACACAGCAGAAAAGCCTCGCAAGCTCGGCATCGTATTCGACAGCCCCGATTTACTCTGCTCTCTCCTCCAA
The Aegilops tauschii subsp. strangulata cultivar AL8/78 chromosome 3, Aet v6.0, whole genome shotgun sequence genome window above contains:
- the LOC109784511 gene encoding glucan endo-1,3-beta-glucosidase GIV, with protein sequence MHQYACSTLHCWRREQSKSGLSNTMPSLRGFSAVFALALLAGVFLASLPSGVQSIGVCYGIIANNLPPPREVVQLYKSKGITNMRIYSIQLQALDALRGSGISLMLGTTNNDVAALAGSLSAASSWVQAHVKPYHSAGVTIRYIAVGNEVTGGTAQRILAAMRNLNKALAAAGLGGAIKVSTAVRFDVLTNSYPPSAAVFAQPYMVDIARHLASTSAPLLANVYPYFAYSSNPRDIKLNYATFQPGATPVRDARSGLVYTNLFSAMVDAMYAALEKAGAPGVRVVVSESGWPSAGGLGATPENARAYNQGLINHVAHGTPRKPGPMEAYVFAMFNENQKPGAETERHFGLFYPNKTPVYPINFVGARLAAANHTNSHGFGGGH